A single genomic interval of Rhododendron vialii isolate Sample 1 chromosome 3a, ASM3025357v1 harbors:
- the LOC131319796 gene encoding uncharacterized protein LOC131319796: protein MMYAETGLMFPSFQNFSLEVNQLEDFCRSHKPNLPMGNVVHTSTISEYDLGGEGDLFKAPEAIIEEPAVGFDPMTATISMMSCGENIISPQSLKVADIESIQSEQLLSEVFYECKKDILAKDAIETPLSEMLDIKIPVLGTVETPIAENRLIAPGSFAKSVSLECLSSMDWMHGLSVRPDFLDFHGMDLGDVYGMRRSFSEGDIKTLGNGHVSLIHSPCGPPQIFSNCTTEDRQQKLSRYRNKKSKRNFGRKIKYACRKALADTQPRIRGRFAKTEESDVSKN, encoded by the exons ATGATGTACGCGGAGACGGGGCTAATGTTCCCTTCCTTCCAGAATTTCTCTCTAGAAGTGAATCAACTCGAAGACTTCTGTCGTTCTCACAAACCCAATCTCCCAATG GGAAACGTGGTTCATACCTCCACCATATCAGAGTATGACTTGGGGGGAGAAGGGGATCTATTCAAAGCTCCTGAAGCTATTATTGAAGAACCAGCGGTTGGCTTTGATCCCATGACAGCTACCATTTCAATGATGTCGTGCGGGGAAAATATCATATCACCCCAATCACTCAAGGTTGCGGACATTGAATCAATTCAAAGTGAGCAGCTTTTGAGTGAGGTTTTCTATGAATGCAAGAAAGATATCTTGGCAAAAGACGCTATTGAAACACCTCTCTCTGAAATGTTGGATATCAAGATTCCTGTTTTGGGGACTGTTGAAACCCCTATTGCAGAGAACAGGTTGATTGCTCCTGGGTCATTTGCAAAGAGTGTCAGCTTGGAATGTTTAAGCTCAATGGACTGGATGCATGGTTTGTCAGTGAGGCCAGATTTTCTGGATTTTCACGGAATGGACCTTGGTGATGTGTATGGGATGCGGAGGTCGTTCAGTGAAGGTGACATAAAG ACTCTTGGTAATGGTCATGTGAGTCTCATCCATTCTCCTTGTGGGCCGCCGCAAATTTTCAGCAACTGCACCACCGAAGACCGCCAGCAAAAGCTTTCCAGATACAGAAACAAGAAGTCTAAGAGGAATTTTGGCAGGAAAATCAAG TATGCTTGCAGGAAGGCTCTGGCTGATACTCAGCCTAGGATTCGCGGAAGGTTTGCGAAGACAGAAGAATCTGACGTTTCGAAGAATTAA